The DNA sequence GGTATCATTTTGTTTCACTAGTTGACTTTTCTTTTACATGTTTAATTGCAGGGACAGTAAAtgctgaagaagaaaaaagagagatagCAATCATAGCGTGCGGGTATATATGCCCTGGGAAGCCCTTGGACGAGCACAGCTGAATCGGCTGCTGAAGGAGGTAACCAGACCGTGTATTCATCTGGTTGTCGTGAATTTAATCTGTGCCAAGGGTTCTTGCTGTTTTCTAGTCACGAAGATGCCTGTTTTTTGCTTCCTTCTGTACTCTTATGCATGTTAGGGTTCTTTGTTTGAACGTATAGCAGAGGTCGCTGATCCTTCCTTGATGGCTGCAATTGTGGCATCATTTTGTATCGATGAATAGGGCCAAAAGATCATGTATGATTGTGCATTATCCTTTGTTGAATAACGGTGATACCGAtaattttttgaaaaccatGCTGATTGCTGGAGGGTTCTGAGGGTCGATTGGGCGCTCGGAAACTTGGGATTTTCAAACAGCGTGTTAGAATTCTAAGTTTAATGCTTGGGGGAAAAAGTAGCATGCTTTTGCGTTGTGATGTGTGTGTGATACATGTATGTATGCGCCTTCTCTTCCCGTGGTTGCAAAGCAGGATATGCACAAAGTCCATTCTCACTTCGTTCCCATCCGTCGGTATAATGTTACCATCGTGGAGGTTTTTCTCCGATGCCGGTTAAATCTTCGGTGATGAGGGTGAATTATCCGGCAAGATTATGGCCGACTTGTGGTGGCTGTCGTGCGTTTTTATTTCCTGGGCTGGTATTTTACCCGGGTGGGCGATAGCATACTTTTTCTGCTTGTTCAAGGGTATAAATATTCATGAtccaacaaaaactaaaataaccTCATCAATAAAAGGAAAACGTTactttttccatttttattttttggtagtaaattatataaattgttgACCAGTTTTTTGTTGACTTATGGTTGACTAtataggaaaaggatcctcgccggatcctttttCCTAAGGATTCGTGATCATgaccgttcatcatatatcgtgcgatcggtttttgttaggtactatttatatttaattttaaattttaaattttaaataatttctgatcacacgatgtacgatgaatggtcaTGATCACAGAATGATCTCACCCAATCCTTTTCCGACTATATATTCATCGTCGGAATATTGCATGCACATAAAATGGTTGATTTTCTACCCAAAGGtctgtacaaaataaaacactACTAAATCAGGCGTTTCTTTCAGTTTCGGTATGTCCAATAATCGCTCGTTAATTGATTCTCGACACAAAAGTTTTGATTTTCCTCGTGTGAATTCACtctccacctctctctctctctctctctctctctctcttcaagaACACAAATACCCAGTAGTAATCTTCACTAGAAGAAGCTCCAGAACAACAGAGATGTCCTCCAATGGCGATTTTCAACAACTTACCTTCCcaggtcctctctctctccaagaAACTCATCTCTTTTCATGTTCTTTAAattctgtttattttttgctGCATTTTCCAAGCAACCAATCACTCCCGGTTCGCGTAAATGTGGCAATTTGGGTACTCAAACAAATTCTCACTGCAGATATTTTACATTTTGTGCGTAATTTCAGGGGTGTTGGAGCCTGAGGAGCTGCTTGAGACCATGAATTCATGAACCACGGGCAATGCCATTAACTATCTGGGGCATGATGAAGAAATGCTCTTACCTTTGGAGTCTTTGGAACGCGAAAGAACACGGAGAATTAACCGGTGTAGCTTTCGTAAAAGCCTGGCTTGGGATAATGCCTTTTTCACCAGTGCAGGTATATGTTAATCAGGTTGAAAATCGTTATACATGTGCTTGTTATGAACATTTTCTTGCTGCACAAGTTTGAAACGTCTGATTGGTTGCTTGTGCTTCAGGGGTTTTGGATCCTGAGGAATTGTGTATGGTTAACAGAGGATTCAAGAAATCCGAAACGAATCAGCTTCCAGGGATTCAAGAAGTCTGGAGGTCTGCCGAGTCAATGACTACAGTTCATAGTGGATGTTCCTCTTTGATGGCAAGCATTGAGTTTGAGCTTTTCGATGACAACAGATCATCTGCGCAGAAACCGACTAGTTTACCCAGTGTCACGACTTCAAGTCTCAAGTCGAAAAAGGGGGAGAGGCCTGCAAAATGTTCGCCGTAAGTATATACTGGCCTTGCTAATAACAAGTGAACCTCACCTTTGTATTTTGTTATGTGCTTTGTGTAAACATATCCTTGTTTTGCTTAAAAATTTTCAGCTTCCAAGAATCCTGACGCTTCTCCTCGGATGAGGGTAAGTTTCTTTCGTTATAATTTTTGTGAGTAATCATGTTTCTGAGGTTATTTCAGGATGAATATGTCTGTTTTGGTATTCAGATGAGAGCCATGCCAACCTCCCAAAGGCAAAGTCTTAATGCGCGTGGACCGGAGAAATGAAATGAACCTTGCTGCTGTAAGTAGGAAACTGAACTCATCAGCATCTCGCAAACCGCCAAAGATATCTAGCCGGATTAATTAATCTTATGCACCTGCAGCGAAAAGGTCTTGTTTGGGTGGAGATAATGAAAACTGGAAACTGCAAAAGCTGCCCCTGGTAAGAAGGAAGATCAAGTAAAACGCTAACCGGAGCGCACAgagtttttcattttaaaatgcCTTGCTTAGGAGTATCGTGCAGCATCACCAATAGTATTACACCGCCCCAAAAGACATCTCCATTTTGTTCTCCCACTGCCACACACGAGTCTCGGGTTTATAGTTCTCCCTTATTCAGTAATCTCCATTGTACTCGAGGAGCAAAATTGATTCCTCACTTGTCAGTTTGGCCTCCCGTGGTTTTACCATGGGAACTCCTTCGAAATCCACAATGAAAAACAAAGGTGAACGGGAAACTTCTTGTCACCCATCCACTCTAGTGCGCACGCCGCAGTCTTCCCCTCATCCATCACCTGCTAGTTCCCTTGTTGGCTGGTCCTCAGCATCCTCATCAGCGTCTGCGAATCAACGATTGAAGAAGTGTGAGGTCGGTCTGAATACTTCCATCAGCGGACAGGCTTTTTTTGAGAGTGATGTCTCTCGGGAATCAATTCTGAAGAGCCATTCACATGATCAACCATGCATTGGACATGGAAATCAAGAAGCAATGCTCTTGAATCCACGCGAGGGAATTATGTCAATGGGAGGTAGCCCTATGGATCCTAACAGTGTTTCTAAACATATCAGGCCCTCATGTCTCCGAGCGCCATCTCCAAAGATTGGCTTTTTCGACAAGGTTAGTTTATATGCGTTCTTCATTATTCTTGTACTAACTGAATGGTTTCAGTGTTTCAAATTCGCTATATGCTGTCGAGAAAAAACTACTCAATTGACAGGAGATTTCTTTGGTGAGATCAAGTGTGCATTCTCCTGCAGGAAGTCACAAGGAAAATAATGCATATTACttgaaagaacaaattgattgTTTGGCTAAAAATGTTGGTCCCATTGATCTTGGAATTGGATTAATGTTGTGCAGTGAAAGAGGAGATGGAAGGCAAACAAGAGTGCATGATATTGCCTAATAATCGACGATCACCAAAGGGAAATGATAAACACGTATTATTTTTAGCTTCTTACGCAACTCTATTTAATAGTATCAGTTGTTTTCGTACGATTTATCAAATTCGATTGCCAAAAAATAAAGAGTGATGTGTAAGAAGGTAAaagagtgtgaaaatcacttctcTTCACTAATAATTAAGTATTTGGAACTATTAGGTATTACAAATTCTTCATGAGATATGTAACAAAAAGTGAGCGTTATTATTTGCACTTCAAAAAAGTTTTGTTATTGAAAGGATATTTTACGAGCCTCAAAGcacaattttgatttttttttttccttaaagaGTGTATGACGACATTTTTAAAATGTCAATAACAAGTCGCTATTTGTTATACTTATTGATTTATTTACAAGTTTCGCACTTTACTCTAATGGAGGATAATTGTAGAATGTGAATGGCTGGTCGATCGACTGTATTGTGAGTCTAGAATTTTCAATATGAGTGTTGCTATCTAGATATCTCCTTTTATCTCACGCACACCTTCTATTAATTATTGTCCTTTGACCATCTTCAATTATTTCAACGGTCGAAAATCAAAAGCTGTATACAGAGGTAAAATGGTCTTTTCAATATAACTAGCAACAATACAATCAAATCAATAAGCCCAACTCTCAGAAAGTCAGAAGGACACATACGTAATTTCCATTTGTACGACACCGTACCAACTAAAGAACAATAGGGACCTAACGCTATTTAAAATCTCTCATCTCCGAATTGCAAAATTGGAGTTTAGGGTTTTTCAGCAGCCGGCATTTTCCTCTCCGCCTCACTCCTCACAGTAGCTTCGCTGCAGTCCAGAGTCCTCTTCTCTCAGCCGCCATGGGGTACCtaacacacactctctctctatctctctctctctctctctctctctctacaatctcATATTTTTACTTGGAATAAGTTTATTGGCTCGGATTGGTTTTTCCCAAGCTTTGTGTGCAGCCAAACTGAAAATTTTCATggtaaaaatcaaaactttaaaGAATTTCAATTAGGGTTCATGTTATCGCAATGTATTTCTGTGTGGTTTAATCTTTTGTTTCCAATTTCTGTTTGGTTCCCTAGAAAGCATTTGAAACAAAGAGGATTAATTTAACTGTTAAAAGAGGTCGTAACATAGTTGCTTTGAATTATGCTCCGGTCAAACCGTCAAAGAGCTAAATCAAGCTTGGACAAAGCttaatttgtgttttgattTGGGGCAAGGAGATTAGGACATGCTTTTCTAAGGAATTATGATGTAATTTGAACAAATGTGGTTGAAGCCTTGATTCTTTTATTCGAGATCAAAGCAACATTGTATTTGTTAAGGTTCATCGGTTTTGTGATCAAGCCTCGTTAAGTTTACAGGCGATATGGTGTAGCATTCGTATTATGAATGATTGGGAACGAGTAGCGGTTGCTGTATGAGTGAATTGAATTTTATGCGGGTATTGATGTTTGATTGCACCATGGGGAATCGAATGGTTCGTTTGTGATTATACTCTGAACTAATTTGAAGTTTAGTGATTTTGTTGAATGCGAGAAAGCTTGAGCAGTTGGCTCTAAATTTTTCACTTGACTGATGCCTACATGATTGCATTGAACTTAACGGTGGGGAATTTTTGCTCCGTTGTCCTTGGGATTGGATTGCATTCTTTGGCTCTTGTAAACTGGTTTTTAAGTGAATTTATTTCGAGATTAAGAGATTGTGGGTGCTATGCAGGAAAACACGTGGAATGGGAGCTGCTCGTAAGCTCAAGACCCACCGCAGGAATCAGAGGTGGGCGGACAAGTCGTACAAGAAGTCCCACCTTGGAAATGAATGGAAAAAGCCTTTCTCTGGTTCATCTCATGCCAAAGGCATTGTCCTAGAAAAGATGTAAGATCtctatctctccctctttctctcaacattgtgttttgtgtttaattCTACGTTTAGGTTTAATTGAATGGTCTCAATTGTGGATTGTTAATGCAGCGGTATTGAGGCTAAGCAGCCTAACTCCGCTATTAGAAAGTGCGCTCGTGTTCAGCTGATCAAAAATGGGAAGAAGATTGCTGCTTTTGTACCCAACGATGGTTGCTTGAACTACATCGAGGAAAATGTAAGTCTTATCATCTGCCCGGATGTCAGATTTAATTTCGAATCTCATTTCAATGATTGCGGTCTTCATCCGCAAAGTGTATTAAATCTTGAATAACAGTCCAGGAATCCTTGGTGAATGCCCCGATATCGTCTCAGTTTTCTTAACTTAGCAGTATATATGTATGTGGTTTGCGCAGGATGAGGTGTTGATTGCTGGATTTGGACGGAAGGGCCACGCTGTGGGAGATATTCCCGGAGTCAGGTTCAAGGTTGTGAAGGTATCCGGTGTCTCTCTCCTGGCCCTCTTCaaggagaaaaaggaaaagccaaGGTCTTAAGCCTGTCAAGGAAGCTCATCTATGCCTAAGTCTCTGTCGTTGTAGCGTAGTTTTTCGTTAGTTGTAACAACTTATCAGTTTCTAAGCAGTTCCTGTTATTCGAATCAGGAAGCGTCCGCGCGAAACAGAATTTTGGAAACGGAGGtctatcaaaatttaatttcgGATTTATCTATGGTTGTTATGCTGCAATGTTGTTTCAGGAATACGATGTATGATATGAGAAGGACTTTGCGTGTGCTTATAAGTAGAGGTCATCTACAAAATGGAGTAATCTCACAGTTACAACCTCCATTAAAACATCCAGTGACCTCTAAAATTCAATCATAAATTCTGcaaattcaaagaaataaaaatagataaaactGCTTTAATCCAACATACCCACAAAATATTCGGTCGAAAATAGTGTAATCTGATTGCGCTtaagaaatgatgaagaaaaaatCGAACCTTTATGAAGAAGGCGAGAGGGTCTGAGTATCGGAAGGTCCAAGCGGCGATAGGTGTGAGAGTCACGAGGCTTCCAACCCGAACGCAAGGACAAGCCGTACTTTAGCCTAACGGAAGGGAAGGATATGAAAGGTGGCGGTTCTAAAAACTATAATTGGAGGGGTCACTAAGGATAGCGCCCAAATTTTTTCGACAGTATAATATGCAAGTTGACATTTCATCGAGCTTTGGTGGGATCTTTTGTTAAGTCATATTGCACGCCTGTCGTCATATGCTAACAACTTTCGAATGAACATGTTAATTGATGTCAATAACTTTTGAGTGGGCATGTCGACAAATGTCAAGATATGTTGACCAAATCTATCGACATATGCCCATAACAGTGCATCCAAAGGCACGAGGCTAGCAGAGGCCCTACCTAGTGTCATAGAGGCAATTTGTTGATAAATTAAAGGACAACTTTAAAGGGCATCTCAAATTTTCAAAGAGCAATATCCAACTCTTCTATAGAGGATTTGGGAGCTTTGGGAGGTTAGCTGACCCACCTTACCCTAAGGTGGATCCACCTAGGAAACGGTTGAACTGAGTTGAAGAGAAAACTCTACTTACAAGACAATATATTACttgcaaaaataaatataagtttaccttctcttctctttttaggtaagaaaatgaattaattcaagggaactttaacaaaaagctctcagtactgtttattttaacgaaaaatcacatttttgcactaaaaagtcaatcatagtactattcactttacccttttttttgtccttatcgttaaaactcaaaattttcaaaccattttcattagtttttctttaatttaaagAGAAGTCTTGGTAGCACTCAAGACCTTAGTGGCGAAGCTACATAGGGACAAGGTGGGGCGTTCCTCCCCTCGCTAGAAATTAAGCCCAAAAACGGTGGTTTTGCCCCTATGGTCCCGTCGGAAGTTATAGCTGTTTGGCCTGTTTTCTGGGTTCCTGCTGCTGTGCAGCagtgcttttatttttttattttctggaaaatacTTAACCATACGATGCGTTTTAATTAGTtggttaaaagaaaataattgaagtcgGATCACTGGTCCCCCGTTACCTCTGTCTACACACGTCCCTCATTCCCTTTTGAAAACCAACGAAAAAGTAAAGGTTTTcgtgttttctttttccttaatttcttaacttatattataattaatcccagttgattaattaatatgaaattttgtttaattaacaTAGAATCATGAAGTAATACACTAATATAGTTATTGATTACTGATTATTGATTATAGATATGAATCCTATAAATGATTATTGATGAATGAAACTGTTTTTTAGGGTAaaaattgaattcttgattcttgattaattgaattgaattttggtATATTGAATCATTCATGTGATTATtggtattgattaattgaattgttggTTTAATTAGTTAGTAGTCATATGGTATATTTTACTCTAGGATTAAGAGTCTAAAATCGAGAGGAATTAGTGATTTTGCAAAGGAGTTGGTGAAGATCGGTAGGTGTGCAAGCTATATGATAGCGTATAAGCTTCTTACATTGGTTTTAGTGTTACTGGTTGCAACCGCTTTGGTGGAGAGAGCTTTTTCTGCTATAATATTATGAAACACCATTGTGTACAAAATGTGAGATCAATGGTTGACTAATAGCATAATTGTTTACCTTGAAGAAGATGTATTTGCTTTTATTGATAACGAGTCTATTATGCGTATAAAGTttacttatataaaaatcatTGCAATGCAAGGGTAATGGCATCCGCATAAAGTTTAGTTACGTAAACGTGGTTGAATTTAGCTGGACACACTCTCTGTCTACGTGAACAATTCCATGCATTGTATGCCATTATCACACATTGAGCTCACCTAATTCTCGACTAGATAATTGCTGCACTTGAAACTGAGAAGGTGCTGCTcctatttataggtgaaatgatCCGAAATCTCTTCTTCCTCATTGGATGAAATGGGCGGCATAAACTCCAGATTAGATAACCTTTCCCGTTACTTTGACAGCTCTTACTTGTAAAAGTACGAGTCACAAACACACTTGTCTATTGTATGAATCCTTAATGACACCTCCACCTTAATTCTTCCAACTTACAAGCTTAGTCATCATACGACCTCCTAATATAATGAATAGCAATGGATAGGTTTATAATCAAGAAGGTTCTACTCTGCCATGGAAACGTGCATAGTATTAGCTCCACCTCAAACAATTAAAATCCTCTCATGCTAATATAAATACTTGCTTAATCGTAAAATTGCCAACACTAAATTTAACTTACCAATTAATCTAATCTATATATATActcatttgaaaaatatgggTTCTCATAGTGACACATGTTATAAATTAGCAAAACCAAGGTTCAAAATTCTCCccattcaataaaaaaacaaacaattcaaTATATCATTAAATGAatgaataattatttaattagagCTTGTGACTTGAAACAAGATTGAATGGGTTTTAAGAACTTATTCAACAACTTTGTAGCGAGAATTTAGTTACTGAAAAATGCTACATTTTAGAAGCCAAGTGTTCAATCTCATTTGATAACTACttttcattttcagttttttgtttttgttttagtgtttaatCTCGTTTGCTAATTACTAACAGTTTTCGAatctaaattttaaaaactaaaaaaatagcattcaatttttatttttctactaAAAACTCGTTTCAATTAAAAAATGGCCACTTAGagaccattaaaaaaaataaaaattaaaaaataacctTGGAAAATTGGATTTTCTCTACCTCCATAAAGCAACGAAGAATCGTTTTTAAGTTTTCCTATGCACcaaattttctgattttattcTTGGGTGCGAGCAATAAACAAGCTCTCTGCTTTGGAAGAACTATATATGCTTAGTTGTGGACTCAATCACATTCCCCCCGCTACCTGATCTTTCCGAAAACAGACTTAATTCTTTGATGTCTAGGTGGGTTTTCAGTCTTAGAAATCTAGTTTTTCTTTACTTTATCTCAGAGAGTGTGATCTCTAGCAAGCGGTCTTTTATCACAGTGGTGAAGAGGTGTTGAACCCTTAGGTAGCGTTTGGTAcgcgggacgggacggaacagagtgggacgaagcgttccgtcccacgtttggtgcgcctaaaacgggtggaacgagctgttccacgggacgagttttgggtgaattttcgttccacctcaccccctggaacgactcgttccacattcgtggaacacaaaattataacctctccgtctccatcttcttcctccttgtttccatccgagggcatctttgctcccgctccgttccgttccgtcctgtctcgtcccgtcccgtcccattccgttccgtcccgtcccgtctgcataccaaacgataccttatATAACGGCATGGGTTTAAACCTCGTCAGTgactattttaatatttaatttaacaaaatctatcgttttccaaaataaaagaatgcGATCTCCAAGGTTCAATTTTTAGCCATCCACATAATGTCACTCCTCTCAATTGGTGACTCTTGATTTGTCATTGAACAATTTCAATGGAAACGGATCAACAATCTTTGTGAGTTTCTCTCTGTGTAGTTCAAATCGAATAGAATCATTGTCGTTACAGTACAATAATCTCTCATTAAACAGGGAACGtagaaaatattagaaaatcAAGCCACCTTGATCATTCTGCTAATCAATATCAGATCCCATTCCAGTTTCTTTGGGAAATCTAACAGGCCTAGAGGAATTACGGATGTTTTCCAATCATTTTAAAGGACATTTACCAAAAGTACTAGCATTGGCAAAATACCAGTGGATATGGGTAACCGCGGTTGTTCATCCATTTACACTTGAGACTTGACGATTATGGTTATGGGTATTGGTTTAAATAAATACATGGTTATGGATATAACTGTTTACTCGTAAAATATAAATGGGTGATTTGGGTACTACTGTGGGTACAAACTGCTATCTATTTAACCGTTCTTTTTGTTTGCAAATGGGTACCCATTTAACTCTCGTTTGCTTTTGCGTTCTCTCTCCTCTCAACCAACGACAACACTGACGTgaggtttgactttttatttttaaccagTGGAGtcttaattaaactaatcaTTCCTTCAACATGCATTTTCtcaaaataacaataaattaattattttggtgttCAGATGAGTGATTAATTATCATATGTTCATGACTTGGATTATAGTAAATAAACACGAGCtaaatccatatatatatatatatatatatatatatatatatatgctcctCTGTGTTCTTGCTAGCTATATAGTTGTTGCTAAATGTGAATCCAATTagtttgtatttttactaaataATTGGTTTATAATTACTGAtgtaata is a window from the Pyrus communis chromosome 16, drPyrComm1.1, whole genome shotgun sequence genome containing:
- the LOC137720460 gene encoding small ribosomal subunit protein uS12; this encodes MGKTRGMGAARKLKTHRRNQRWADKSYKKSHLGNEWKKPFSGSSHAKGIVLEKIGIEAKQPNSAIRKCARVQLIKNGKKIAAFVPNDGCLNYIEENDEVLIAGFGRKGHAVGDIPGVRFKVVKVSGVSLLALFKEKKEKPRS